From the genome of Spinacia oleracea cultivar Varoflay chromosome 2, BTI_SOV_V1, whole genome shotgun sequence, one region includes:
- the LOC110792049 gene encoding zinc finger CCCH domain-containing protein 20, translating to MMIGETRRHHQIDVPPWQESYNPISTTQITSSASPPMQSSNGGGLSHLPNSPTYYDAVLASLRRYLMSDGTADNEPPSPVAAADYSGEVDFLSGDYDDDFFMYDFKIRKCTRARAHDWTECPFAHPGEKARRRDPRKYSYSGTACSEFRKGGCKKGDCCEFAHGVFECWLHPNRFRTQACKDGPGCKRRVCFFAHTPDQLRAGSGLSSPRSGGLLSGYEDGAMNSPNTVGDIVASLRNLQLNKVKSMPTSWGSHPIHGSSSPVFGSPRGVGAATAMSRAGFFSLPTTPTRPRVGYWDAHDFGPEEEAPVMERVESGRELRARMFEKLSKENPLDGSGSPLSASAPAPGPDFGWVCDLIE from the coding sequence ATGATGATCGGAGAAACCCGCCGTCATCATCAGATTGATGTACCTCCATGGCAAGAATCTTACAATCCTATTAGTACAACTCAAATCACATCATCTGCTTCGCCGCCGATGCAATCAAGCAACGGTGGTGGTTTGAGTCACCTCCCAAACTCTCCTACATATTACGACGCTGTTTTGGCGTCACTCCGTCGTTACCTCATGTCTGATGGTACTGCTGATAATGAGCCGCCGTCTCCGGTAGCGGCGGCGGATTATTCCGGTGAGGTGGATTTTCTGTCTGGGGACTATGATGATGATTTTTTTATGTATGATTTTAAGATTCGTAAGTGTACTAGGGCTCGGGCTCATGACTGGACTGAGTGCCCGTTTGCTCACCCCGGGGAGAAGGCGAGGCGAAGGGATCCACGGAAGTACAGCTATTCCGGGACTGCATGCTCGGAGTTTCGGAAGGGTGGATGTAAGAAGGGCGACTGCTGCGAGTTTGCGCACGGGGTGTTTGAGTGCTGGCTCCACCCAAACCGGTTCCGGACCCAGGCGTGTAAGGACGGACCTGGATGTAAGCGCCGTGTCTGTTTCTTCGCACATACGCCTGACCAGCTCCGGGCCGGATCGGGCCTTTCTAGCCCGAGAAGTGGAGGGCTTCTCTCGGGCTACGAGGATGGAGCTATGAACTCACCCAATACCGTGGGAGACATCGTCGCATCGCTAAGGAACTTACAGCTAAACAAGGTGAAATCGATGCCTACTTCTTGGGGGAGCCACCCCATACATGGTAGTAGCTCGCCTGTGTTCGGATCTCCTCGGGGCGTTGGGGCTGCCACGGCTATGAGCCGAGCAGGGTTCTTTAGCCTTCCTACAACGCCAACCCGGCCTAGGGTTGGGTATTGGGATGCCCACGACTTTGGTCCTGAAGAGGAGGCGCCAGTAATGGAAAGGGTTGAGTCTGGTAGGGAGTTAAGGGCTCGGATGTTTGAGAAGTTAAGCAAAGAAAACCCTCTTGACGGGTCGGGCAGCCCGCTTTCGGCCTCTGCTCCTGCACCGGGTCCTGATTTCGGATGGGTGTGTGATCTAATTGAGTAA